The Candidatus Neomarinimicrobiota bacterium genomic interval TGGCTGAAACACCAAGTCTCGAAAAATGAATGTGAGGAAGTCTTTTTCAATCACCCCTTGTTGACTGCGGGTGACCCAAAACAGTCAAAATCCGAAAAAAGGTATTATGTTCTTGGACAAACAGATTCAGGTCGCTTGTTATTCATCACTTTCACAATTAGAAATGGCAAAATCCGAGTTATTTCGGCAAGAGATATGAGTCGTAAAGAAAAGAGGAAGTATTATGAAGAAATTGAAAACCATTCCGAAATTTGAAACAGAAGACGAAGAAAGGGAATTTTGGTCAACC includes:
- a CDS encoding BrnT family toxin is translated as MTIKIGNCESFEWDEGNIEKNWLKHQVSKNECEEVFFNHPLLTAGDPKQSKSEKRYYVLGQTDSGRLLFITFTIRNGKIRVISARDMSRKEKRKYYEEIENHSEI